A window of the Hypomesus transpacificus isolate Combined female chromosome 10, fHypTra1, whole genome shotgun sequence genome harbors these coding sequences:
- the zgc:136930 gene encoding thread biopolymer filament subunit gamma, which translates to MSYSSRMSSGGGLGLSSRMGGSGARLGLGLGMGLGAGMGLGAGMGLGAGMGSGFGLGAGSGGGLGFGGALASGGGGGALMASPAFAMGRTMASGGISAGSALAIGPALGPTLAPVLTRAAEKHTLSGLNERFSSYMAKVKALQQENTYLEARLSQLTGGTDMGPEASITTTECETQLSEYRITLEGLTLDTVKLEIELDNIRGSAHELKAKFDFEQGVKFQLESDIAAMKKDVEVASDLRIDLDAKYSSLKNDLEFVTKTQDEELSTLQSKLGTTAMDTSVSMIEVDTGKSFDISSALNKIRMEYEKSVHQHREEADAYYKLKMDEMHAVNAKSSEAISSTKLEIAGSRKELQTLSLELQGLVSANVSLEQSLAEAQAQSSVGLAEYQAQIVSLTSAIEVAKSDLHKQILAYQELLDVKLALDVEISTYRKLLEGDDLKLSDTAFTETSYTFSAAGGSIQVKEIVTEHTETSVISESADESESN; encoded by the exons GATGGGGCTGGGAGCTGGGATGGGGTCAGGGTTTGGCTTGGGTGCGGGATCTGGGGGCGGACTAGGATTTGGGGGTGCTCTGgctagtggtggtggtggtggagcgcTGATGGCCAGCCCCGCGTTTGCCATGGGCCGCACTATGGCATCAGGAGGAATCAGCGCTGGTTCCGCACTGGCCATAGGGCCTGCTTTGGGCCCCACCTTGGCCCCTGTGCTGACCCGGGCTGCTGAGAAGCACACCTTATCTGGGCTGAATGAGCGCTTCTCCTCGTACATGGCCAAAGTGAAGGCCCTCCAGCAAGAGAACACTTATTTGGAAGCCAGGCTGTCCCAACTGACCGGGGGTACTGATATGGGGCCGGAGGCCTCCATAACCACGACAGAGTGCGAGACACAACTCAGCGAGTACCGCATCACCCTAGAGGGCCTCACCCTCGACACCGTCAAACTGGAGATTGAGCTTGACAACATCCGTGGATCAGCCCATGAGCTCAAAGCCAA ATTTGACTTCGAACAAGGTGTGAAATTCCAGCTTGAATCGGACATTGCTGCCATGAAGAAG GACGTAGAGGTAGCATCAGACCTACGCATTGATTTGGATGCCAAGTACAGCAGCTTGAAGAATGACCTCGAGTTTGTCACCAAGACACAGGATGAG GAACTGTCCACTCTACAGTCCAAACTGGGGACTACAGCTATGGACACGTCTGTGTCCATGATTGAGGTGGACACAGGCAAGTCCTTCGACATCTCCTCGGCTCTCAACAAGATAAGGATGGAGTATGAGAAGTCTGTGCATCAACATCGGGAGGAAGCCGACGCATACTACAAGCTGAAG ATGGATGAGATGCATGCCGTTAACGCCAAGAGTTCTGAGGCCATCTCTTCCACTAAACTGGAGATTGCTGGGTCTAGGAAAGAATTGCAGACTCTTAGTTTAGAACTTCAAGGCCTGGTCTCTGCT AATGTGTCCCTAGAGCAGAGCTTAGCGGAGGCCCAGGCTCAGTCCAGCGTGGGCCTGGCTGAGTACCAGGCTCAAATCGTCAGCCTAACATCAGCCATTGAAGTGGCAAAATCCGACCTCCACAAGCAGATCTTGGCTTACCAAGAGCTTCTGGATGTCAAGCTGGCTCTCGATGTGGAGATCTCTACATACAGAAAGCTGCTTGAAGGAGATGACCTCAA attGTCTGACACTGCCTTCACAGAAACCTCTTACACTTTCTCAG CTGCAGGTGGGAGTATCCAGGTCAAAGAGATTGTTACAG AACATACGGAGACATCAGTTATTTCTGAATCAGCGGATGAATCAGAATCCAACTGA
- the ccr9a gene encoding C-C chemokine receptor type 9a, giving the protein MTTSSMGTPAADMENYDSITPSADDYDDFMCDKFSVREFRGYYEPPLYWTIVILGGLGNLTVIWIYLHFRQRLKTMTDMYLLNLAVADLLFLGTLPFWASEATQGWGFGAGLCKVTSAFYKINLFSSMFLLTCISIDRYVVIVLPTWAQNSKTERLMYSKMVCAFVWLLAVALAIPEFIFATSKPQDGSYYCTMVYEDNKGNQTKIVVLVLQICMGFCLPFLIMILCYAQIIRTLLKTRNFQKHKALRVILVVVAVFVLSQLPYNSVLVVEATQATNITMTNCEAAKQFDMAGQMMKSLAYTHACLNPFLYAFVGVRFRRDVIKLLQSYCCCWPAKLIKKGGHMRSSVMSDTDTTQALSL; this is encoded by the exons A TGACAACTTCTAGTATGGGCACTCCAGCAGCAGATATGGAG AATTACGACTCCATCACCCCATCAGCAGATGATTATGATGACTTTATGTGCGACAAATTTTCTGTAAGGGAGTTCCGTGGGTATTACGAGCCCCCCCTCTACTGGACCATTGTCATCCTGGGCGGACTGGGAAACCTGACAGTGATCTGGATCTACCTCCATTTTCGTCAGCGTCTCAAGACTATGACGGATATGTACCTTCTTAATCTAGCAGTGGCCGACCTCCTTTTCCTGGGGACTCTGCCTTTCTGGGCCTCAGAGGCCACCCAGGGCTGGGGCTTCGGGGCCGGCCTCTGCAAGGTCACCTCTGCATTCTACAAGATCAACCTATTCAGCAGCATGTTCCTGCTCACCTGCATCAGCATTGACCGTTATGTGGTCATTGTCCTGCCCACCTGGGCACAGAACTCTAAGACGGAGCGGCTTATGTACAGCAAGATGGTGTGCGCCTTTGTATGGCTGTTGGCTGTGGCATTGGCCATTCCTGAGTTCATCTTTGCAACCTCCAAACCTCAGGACGGCAGCTATTACTGCACCATGGTTTATGAAGACAACAAAGGCAACCAGACCAAGATTGTGGTTCTGGTGCTGCAGATCTGCATGGGATTCTGCCTGCCTTTCCTGATCATGATCCTTTGTTATGCCCAGATCATCCGCACTCTGCTTAAAACCAGAAACTTCCAAAAACACAAAGCCTTACGTGTCATTCTTGTGGTGGTGGCTGTGTTTGTCCTCTCCCAGCTGCCTTACAACAGCGTGCTGGTGGTGGAAGCCACTCAAGCGACCAACATCACCATGACCAACTGTGAGGCAGCAAAGCAATTTGACATGGCAGGCCAAATGATGAAGAGCCTAGCATACACCCATGCTTGCCTTAACCCATTCTTGTATGCCTTTGTTGGGGTACGGTTCCGCAGGGACGTGATCAAACTTCTCCAGTCATATTGCTGCTGCTGGCCCGCCAAGCTCATTAAAAAAGGAGGACACATGCGTTCCTCGGTCATGTCGGACACAGACACAACTCAGGCGCTCTCCTTATGA